The Aeoliella mucimassa genome includes the window ACCCAGTTGGCGATTTGCTCGTCGGTGAGCGAGGCGACGTTAATGCAGTCGGTCGCTCCGAACCGGCGGACGAACTCCAGTCGCTCGGAATGGATGTCGGTCACGATGATCCGCTCGGCGCCGGCAAAGCTGGCCATCGCTGCAGCGTAACAACCGAGACCACCCGCACCTTGAATCAGCACATGCTCGCCAGGCTTCAGCTCCGCAGCGTCCCAGCCGGCCACGACGGTCGCCGCAGCACAGTTGAGCGGCGCGGCCACGGTGTCGGGAATGTTGTCGGGCAGCTTCAGCAGGCTGGTGCCGGCCGAGATGTGACAGTACTCCGCAAAGCCACCTTGCAGGTGCGGCGGCTGGTCGCAGGCGTCGTGCCCGTACTTTTGCAGCTCCAGGCACTTCATCGGCAACTGGTGCTCACGGCAGTAGTAGCACTCGCCGCACGAGCTGTGCAAGGTCCAGGTCACTCGGTCGCCAGGGGCGAGCGGCTGACCAGCCGAGTCGTGGGTAACGTCCTCGGCCAGAGCGGCGATTTCGCCCACGATTTCGTGGCCCAAAATCGCCGGCGTAGGGCCGGGCCGGCGCCCGCGCCAGGTGTGTAGATCGGAGCGACAAATAGTGCAGCAAGTAACACGAACCAATGCCCCGCCGGTGACCGGCGGAAGAAGTGGATATGCTTTGATTTCGAGCTCGCGACCCGGAGCGGTCATCACGGCCGCGCGGACGGTAGTTGGCAAACTAGCGATCAAACCCAACCCTCGCTTTCGAACAACTGTGGCAACATCGCAACACTAGGAAGGAGATGCGTATGACGATGAACTCCCAGCGTGACCGCATCGAGCGGTCCGGAGAGCACGCCGATTACCGCGCGGCAACCGGCGTTGGTGCCTTCCATCATGTCGGCGGGCTGATCGCCTACCTTCACAACGTCGTGCACACTGGTAATGCCAAGCTGTTCCATGGCTCGAAAAATCATGTACGGCGTAGGACGCCCACGCTCGCCGGGGATGTCCTGTACGTCGAGGGCAACATCGACCAGACCGTCGCGAAGCCACCCGAGCCGGTGCATGATGGCTTCGTTAATTTGTTTGTGAAATCCAGTATCGGTGGCCACTTTGATATCGTGGTCGTGGAGCCAGCGAAACGTGTCGCTCGCTCCGGGGACTTCCTGAATATCGTTGCTGTAAAGTTCGAGCATGTATCGCTCGTACAGGTGAAACGCTTCTTCGGCCAGCGCCGCATCGGCATCGGAGACCTGCAGGGTGCCAAGCTGCTCGAGCGAGGCAATGTCGCCCCGCCAGCGGGCGATCAGCATCTTGTAGAGGTCACGCTTGTTGGTGCCGATGTTCTTGCCGATT containing:
- a CDS encoding zinc-binding dehydrogenase, whose product is MPTTVRAAVMTAPGRELEIKAYPLLPPVTGGALVRVTCCTICRSDLHTWRGRRPGPTPAILGHEIVGEIAALAEDVTHDSAGQPLAPGDRVTWTLHSSCGECYYCREHQLPMKCLELQKYGHDACDQPPHLQGGFAEYCHISAGTSLLKLPDNIPDTVAAPLNCAAATVVAGWDAAELKPGEHVLIQGAGGLGCYAAAMASFAGAERIIVTDIHSERLEFVRRFGATDCINVASLTDEQIANWVRELTGGFGVDCAMEVAGVPAVVPAGLASLRKGGRFVELGCSFPEATTSLDLSTILWNLLTIRGVHNYDFRHLQQAVDFVSQTIDRFPFDELTSRQFKLEDIDQAIAAAEQNGLGRVAIVFD
- a CDS encoding HAD family hydrolase, which encodes MSAVRMVMFDLAGTTVRDENYVAKCLHRAAVDVGIDVSLEEIGKNIGTNKRDLYKMLIARWRGDIASLEQLGTLQVSDADAALAEEAFHLYERYMLELYSNDIQEVPGASDTFRWLHDHDIKVATDTGFHKQINEAIMHRLGWLRDGLVDVALDVQDIPGERGRPTPYMIFRAMEQLGITSVHDVVKVGDQPADMMEGTNAGCRAVIGVLSGPLDAVTLGVHRHTHLLPSVAMLPQLFESEGWV